The Chitinivibrionales bacterium genome segment GCGCACGATCCATAAGGAATAATGCGGTGCCGCCATATTTCGCGCCGCGATGAGCCATACGAGCCATTTTAACGCCATTATACTCCTCATTCGCCCATATGGACCCGACTGTATATAGATCATAAAAATCCCAGTCTCTCGGATTCTCTTCCAGAGTGTAGCCGGCAGGAAGACCAAATCCATTTAAAGAATTAAGTTCTTTATTGATCCGATGTTTGTGAGTTTCAAACTTGGAAACAGCATCGTTAACCATGGATTTGCGATAAAAAAGCACTCTTGTTTCCAGTTTTCTGGGCAGATAATAAGGGACACTATTAACATAACCCAATCCACTGGCCAACTGATGATATTCCGCCATATTCTGCATCACTATAGCAGAATCTTTAATTTTTCTGAGATCCTCCATTAATCCTTTTGAAGCCAGCACTCTGGTCATTTCAAAAGGAGTTTTTACCACACAGATTTCAGGATTCTTTTTTCCGCTTTCAAGTTTGAGCAGACGTTCAATATCCCATTCATTATCAAAAGTCGCGATATTTATTTTGCAGTTGTTTTCTCTTTCGAATTCGGGCAAGATTTCTTCTCTCAAGAATCTTTCCTGAGCCGGCATCATCCGCAAAAGAACCGTCATCGTTGGTGTTTCGCCTTTCCTAGGGCCGCAACCAACCATAAACATTGTTGCTGCCGCCAAAATACATACCATCGTGGAAAAACGCATAAATCCTCCTCGTAAAAAATGGAATTTATAATATTTTCTATATTTCATTTGGGAATATTTTCACTCCCGTGAAAATAACTCAGGCTTATTTCAGCAATAAAGATAATTTTTTTCAGGTGCAATAACTATCATTTTTGTCGTTTTTTTATGCATATCGACAATTTCAGAGGTTGCTAAAATTCTTTCTCGATTTTGAAATATCAGGCGGATAAAAAAAAGACGGATAGAAGGAAACCTTCCACCCGTCCGAATTTTCATCAAAACTGATATGCTTAGAAACTGAATGTAAAAGTAAATCGCGTTTGTAAATGGTGCTGTGGTCCGCTGATAAGGTTTGTAAAAGTATACAGTATATCATCGGCAAGAACACAATCCACTCTCAGTCGATTTTCGATATTCAAGCCGATTCCGAATCCTGCAAAATCATCATCGGATGCATCGGCTTCAGCATTCTGTTCCCAGTAACCTCTGTCTTCTCCCTGTTCGGTGACATAGAGGAGTTTTTTCATCACACCGCCGCGAAGAAGGAGCCAGTCCCAGACAATATTCCGTTCGAATCCGAAACCGATTCGTCCGCCGAAACCGGTGGATGTTTCACCGATTGCTCTCTTTTCTCTATCTTCATAGATAAATTCAGCTCCAGCCCATCCAAATCCTTTATCAACATTGATATTAACCCCAAATCCGAGGGCAACCTGGAGCTGGTAGAAAAGATTCAGATCGGCATATTTAATACCAAGATGAGGGACGAAATCCCCATTGAGAACAGTAAGGGCGGAAAAGAGACGAACATCTCCCCTTGCCATAATGTTGTTTTCTTCTTCGAATACGGCAAGCGTATCCAGCGTACCGCTCCCTGTACTGTAAATTCCTAAAACGGTGTCTTTCACATCACCAACCGCATTAACCACACCAATACCACCGGAGACTTCCATGTCGATCGATTTGGCAAGCGGCCAGTTAAGACCAAGGTTGACACGGTACAGAGAAGTACGCATGTCCTCGTCTTCTTTGTCATTCTGAAAGGCAAGATAGGTACCGATACCCAACATGCCGCCATTCTTAAGAGCATATCCAGCCAACACATCGAATTTCCCGACCGGCTCGGGTAAATTGATATTATTATACGCCCGGTTGCTGTCTCTTAACGCTTCCGTCATATAAGCATCTTGGAATTCATCCGAAAAGGGGGTGATATATTCAAGCATCTCATCGTGCCGGTTTAGCGCAACTCCCAGTGAAAACATGGGATACTGGCTTCCCGATTCTGCCGATTGATTAAATGAATAGGAGATGACCCCGCCACCCCATGGACGAATGGGATCGCGATTTGTTCTTCGTAATGCAGCAAATTCGTCCTCGGAGCTTTTTTCCTCCTCGGTCTGCGCATAATACCCCATAGATGCCATCATCATATTCGGATAGATACTGACATTGGCGGGATTTCTGAAGATGCTGTAATCATCCATAAAGAAAGCATCATGCCTTCCCAGTGCGATTATCCTCGCATCAGTTGCAAAACTTGTTGTGACAAACCCCAATAACAGAAAGCATGCTAGGAGTCTCTTCATACTACCTCCATGAAAGATAGGGAACAGAGTAATGACCGCTCACAATGTATAACAAATCATTGAGAGAAAACAAATGGATAGACGACTTCAGTAACATCACCTGGTTTATCGATTTTTCCAAACGCCCACCTTTTAACTTTTGAAACAATCGTATTCTCCAGTGTAGGATCGTTTATTGTTGTTCCGACGACCTTACAGAAGATAACTTTTCCAAACTCGTCTATAGCAAATTTTACAGTTATCTTACCTTTAAGTCCAGGTTTTTCTCTAAGTCTTTTGTTATAGGCATATCGGAGTGCGGCAAGGTTCTGCATAACGACTCGTCTGATGCTCGCCATGCTTCTGCCGCCGGTCATAGCTCCACCCTTGACAAATTTGGGTGCGGAGATTTTGAGCGCTCCCCGTTTTTTCAAACCGAGATCGCCGCCTTCGCCACCCATCAGGCTTCCAACCAGATCGTCGATTCCGCCGCCACCGCCGCCGAATCCACTTCCATATCCTGCTCCATATCCAATACCGGCAGCGCCTTTTCTTCCGACACCACCACTACCGCCGGCCTTCAGACCGCCGACACCCTGAAGAATAGCATCGATCCCGGATGCAAAGCCACCTTTACCGAACACATCGGCTGAAGCAACTGTTTTTCCTTTTATCTGTCCGGAGATAATACCCAGAACGCCTTTCTTGGTAACCCGGGCACGAGGATCTCCTCCACCACCCGTACGACCGCCAGCGCCCTTTTTACTGGTCTTCTTGAGCTTCTTCTTGTCTGATTTAATCTCTTCTTTTTTCTTGTCTTCTTTCTTCTCGACAAGCGTTTCCGGCAATTCTTTAACAAGCTTGGCTACTCGCTCCTCCGGAATTTTCTCGAAAAAGTCGGTTGCCACTTTGACAATCTCACGAGTGCTCAGCCAGACACCGAAAATTATGCCGAAAATCATACTGACAATCTCAAGATTTCTTAATCGACTGTCTTTTTCTACTTTGAATATATCACTACGTTGAGCAAGCTGTGCAGTATATTCGGCTTCGTTTAGAACCCTTCCCTGTTCCTCCTCATCCTCATCATAGTCGTCACCGTCACCTGATAATGACGGCGGAGGAGGTGGAGGTGGGGGGGGCGCAGCAGCTACCGCAAGCTTCTCAAGCTCCATTTCTGCTCCAACTGCCTCGAATTGTTGCTTCAATTTCATGGCCTCGGTTTCATCGGCTTCCTTCTTTACACATACAGTTTTCTGCATTAAAGCGGCAGCCACAACTGTAGCACTACTCCCGGACCATTTGGCAACTTCATCGGCAATTTTTGCAGCCCGTTCAGGATCTACACATTTTTTTATTAGAACCTTGTACTTCACGGCTAGCTCTCCCTTTCCATAACTGCAAAATTCATTTTGTTGTATCCGACTTTGCCGCAGGTAGTCATAACCTTATAGAGTATGTCAAATTCAATGTTTTTGTCAACCTGAATAATG includes the following:
- a CDS encoding extracellular solute-binding protein; translated protein: MKYRKYYKFHFLRGGFMRFSTMVCILAAATMFMVGCGPRKGETPTMTVLLRMMPAQERFLREEILPEFERENNCKINIATFDNEWDIERLLKLESGKKNPEICVVKTPFEMTRVLASKGLMEDLRKIKDSAIVMQNMAEYHQLASGLGYVNSVPYYLPRKLETRVLFYRKSMVNDAVSKFETHKHRINKELNSLNGFGLPAGYTLEENPRDWDFYDLYTVGSIWANEEYNGVKMARMAHRGAKYGGTALFLMDRALQLGATKDEILDLTSDKCAETFLWENVLVKKGIYNFSMWQDKWKGSDIYNGIKDGKVFLAYLQQIDLFNVHGWEDDPGMPGYMADPEDMGFVVVPKALSFALDKNGHPLYEGSREISTGGWWWGIPETSPHKELAYSFIRFMTSKEIQAKESSKFGMIPVRKDILMNLPNVFEEGWVGDIFKVSVEQIKINELTTVPLIRQYSQLAQLYVDAWYTLSVEYDAQEEGAMDLSTMKMRLASDFADRQDKLLGKGQVK
- a CDS encoding AgmX/PglI C-terminal domain-containing protein, with amino-acid sequence MKYKVLIKKCVDPERAAKIADEVAKWSGSSATVVAAALMQKTVCVKKEADETEAMKLKQQFEAVGAEMELEKLAVAAAPPPPPPPPPSLSGDGDDYDEDEEEQGRVLNEAEYTAQLAQRSDIFKVEKDSRLRNLEIVSMIFGIIFGVWLSTREIVKVATDFFEKIPEERVAKLVKELPETLVEKKEDKKKEEIKSDKKKLKKTSKKGAGGRTGGGGDPRARVTKKGVLGIISGQIKGKTVASADVFGKGGFASGIDAILQGVGGLKAGGSGGVGRKGAAGIGYGAGYGSGFGGGGGGIDDLVGSLMGGEGGDLGLKKRGALKISAPKFVKGGAMTGGRSMASIRRVVMQNLAALRYAYNKRLREKPGLKGKITVKFAIDEFGKVIFCKVVGTTINDPTLENTIVSKVKRWAFGKIDKPGDVTEVVYPFVFSQ